The genome window aatattaaaattgtaaaaagtACTAGAACAAAGTAAGagatgaaaataatttaaacaccACTTGGTCCAGGGCCATCATTGGCTCCAAAGCGAGTTTCCATGGCTTGAGATTGTGCCTCCAATATggaaaacatatttaatttctcaGTTACTTGAATAAGGAGTGTTTCCATTTTCTGTTTCATCAATTGTAGCTCAGGCAATTGAAGATCAGATATGGATGGTCTACCTTTTTCAGCCTCTCTCAGAGCTTGATCGACCATCTTTTCTTCATCAATTTGAGCTTCAAGGACGTTGATTTGAGAGGTCATCGCTCTCATTTTTGCCTCCTGGTGAGCACGGATAATATGTTCAGGTATGTTGGCTTCTCTGTTGGGGATTTCACCAAAGTACTTGGTAAGGACTCTATTCATATCAGGGTTGCTAAAGGAGAAAGCTTTGCCAGATGGTGAGAATACCACCATCGCAATCTCGGGGCCACATAAAGTGGACATCTCACTGGCTTTTTTAAATAAACCAGTGCGCCGTTTTGAAAATGTTACAAGACGTTGAACCTCATTTCCTATTCTAGAAAGGGGAACCCTTTGCCGACCTCTTGCCACTCCTCTAGAAGTATTTCTACCAGACATTTTCAAGAAAGTTGAATTTACTCACTAGTATGCTGAGATCATGTATATTGATAATGGAGAACGAAGGTTGTATTTATAGCCTAGACTTTTCACTTTGTGGAATTTTTTTATGGTTAAAGttaaatgaatataaatttcCAAATTTGTGACTTGGGTTTCGATAGAGATTTTTACCATGTTAGTCAGTAATGTCTAGAATTACGAATATTTTAagggaaattttaattttatcgaATTAGTTTTGTGACATAAAGAGTAATATGATTTAATTTCCAAATTTATAAAGATTTTGGTGACACTAGCTTAATACATTACTAAATTTGAttcccaaaaattaaagtgtAAATTTTTATCCTTAGAAAATTTGTAAAGGCAAAAATTCAATGGAACAAATTTTGCAAAgttaataaat of Ipomoea triloba cultivar NCNSP0323 chromosome 3, ASM357664v1 contains these proteins:
- the LOC116013027 gene encoding agamous-like MADS-box protein AGL29; this translates as MSGRNTSRGVARGRQRVPLSRIGNEVQRLVTFSKRRTGLFKKASEMSTLCGPEIAMVVFSPSGKAFSFSNPDMNRVLTKYFGEIPNREANIPEHIIRAHQEAKMRAMTSQINVLEAQIDEEKMVDQALREAEKGRPSISDLQLPELQLMKQKMETLLIQVTEKLNMFSILEAQSQAMETRFGANDGPGPSGV